In Lathyrus oleraceus cultivar Zhongwan6 chromosome 2, CAAS_Psat_ZW6_1.0, whole genome shotgun sequence, the DNA window CAGTTCAAACTAGTAAGTGAGTTAAGAGAGCTTGAGAGTGTGAGAGTGTTTCAGAGAGTTTGAGAGATTGAGAGGGTTTGAGAGATTAAAAGTGAAATAATGAAGGAGAAAAGTTTGACACGTATTTGATTAAAAACACATTCGAAAGTTCATCTCCGTAACTTATAAGGAGATTTATTTTCGTAGTCATTTTTTACATAATATTAGGGTCTGGCTAAAAAGCTACTGAATTGTGTGTGAATGAGGTGCGTTCAGAAATACATTTATGTATTCTAGGGATTTTTTTCACTAGGATGTGGGAGCAAGTGTTAGGGTGGGAAGAGAAATTCCCTTATTAATGGATTAATGAATATTTTGATTCATCCATTAGCAATCCAATCTATATCTATCCAATTCATCCATTTTGCCACCTCTAATTTCAATtatcttctcttttttttttactTCAAAAAACCCTTGAAAAACACAACTTCAACCTTCATCTCCGTTACTTTTCTGCACAAGAAATAAGAAAGACCTTCAAATTTGGTATCTTTTCACTTGTTTCAATTCTTCAAATCTCTCTTTCTCTAATTGGAGGTTCAAATGTTATTTACTTTTTGAGAGTTTCGATAATGTTTAACTTATGATATGTTTAGTTTGAATTTCTTGTTTTGTTTCAAATTTATGCTTTCAGTGTTtgatattaattttttttataaagtTTACTCTCTTTTTTTTTCGTTATTTCTTTGACACCTTCGGTCTATTTCTTTATAATGAAGCTAAGATGGGAAAATTTGTGGTTGCCATTGATGATGATTATAAGGTGAGAATCTATATAAATGATTATATTTCCTTTTCCATTATATCAAAACTGCATTTTAAATCTTGAAGCGATTTGAATGTGTGTGTAACTCATGATCTCTCTAATTTGACAATCCTAGTTTCACAAGTGCTTATTGCTTCAATTTCTTTTCCAAATGTTTTTATGATGATGATAAATATCTCATCCTAAATCTCCTTGGTCCTATAATTATGTATTCTCTTTTTGGTGATAGTTTTAAGAATATGGTTGAACTACATTTTCTAAATGAATTCCCCATTTGGAATTTCTTGGTTTTTGCCGTATTTGGCATGCTTTGTTTTCAAGAAAATATATCACAAAAAAATTGTAATATGGAATCCATATATTAATGAGTTCAAGTTCATTTCTCCAAGCTCTTTTTCATTTCATCCTAAATTTAGCTGTTGCTTGAGCAGGATATAGCTCTCAAGATTTCTTAACAATAGATCTTAATAGAGCTCTGCTTGCACTCATGATCTATGGAGTAAGAAAGAGAAAAATATATGGTCTGGGCTTTTATGAAATGTGTGGTCCTCAGAACCTTGACATGAAAGACATGAAAGAATCCTTTAGAACCATATTCTTTAAGTCATGCCTATGACTGTTTGGTGTCTGACATTGAAGGGATCTTAGAGTTAGTAACAAAGAAGTCAAAGGTTCTTAGAGTTAGTAACAAAGAAGTCAAAGGTTCCAGAAAACACAGATATAAGAAACATACAATAAATAGAAAATATAACTACAAGGGTTAAGTGTGTGAGAGCAGAGTGAAAATGATCAAGGAGATCATCATAACAGAAAGGCACAACAACAAGAAGAAAATATGTGCAAGAAGAGAATAAGAATGAACACTTCATTCTTCCACACTCAAGAGAAAACAGCTCATATTCTGCTCAAGAGTGTAAATACAAAACTAAAATTTTGTTACACAACTTGTTTAAATACAAAACTGAAATTGTCACGTATGCAAAATGCTAACCTACGTTAGTTGAGAACTGGGCCTTCTGAAAAATTTAAAATCAACTACAATTCATAAGCTAACACTAAGATTTTGAGCACCAACTTCTCAGCTACGGCGAGTAAGGTTCTTAAGCTTATAACTTCTGAACAACAACACTTCTGAACTATGAACTATAACAAACATACATATTGAAAATGTTTTAATTAGTTAGTAATGTTAATTATTTATAGAGAAAAAATAGATCTTTGATTATATATCTATATTGAAAAAATAATGTGTTCTTAATTAATTGTTATTGTTAATTGTTTTTAAGAGAAAAATCAGATATTCTAATGCTTTATatattgaaaaaaaaattatcaaCTAGTATATACTTAATTGTTATTTTATTTCagagaaaaaatatttttggtatgCTATTTACATATTggtcaaaaaaataaaaaatttaattaattaattgatttataaatttattttttctaatatatttttattagcatgttcatttttgttattttatcatttgattaattaaatagtaaaaaattaaaattgaagAAGATATGGAGAGATCGTAATCCTTGTCGGAACTACATGTAATTTTCAATGACTAAATTTTTTTTATTGACCAACTTGCATTATATCCAGGCATATTCAAATTTATCTAGAAGAAATGTGTAAAAATGTATCTAAAAAAGATGTGTATTTTGATCTTTGTTTCCAGAGCTTTTGTGAAGATGCAAGAACACAAGCTGGATTAGTTTCCAGAGCTTCTGTGATAGGAAGAACTTCAGTTTCAAAGATGAAAaacatcaaaaagaagaagaagccagTTGAATATAGTGGATCAGAAACCGATGAGGACAACATGGCCTTCCTTAGAATAGGTGGTTGGTCTGCAAACGTAGTCTGCGAGATGTAATCTCTTGTTATGCTTTTGCTTGCTTTTGAAATTGATTCAATATTTGTAATGTTTTCTGACTAATAATAGTTTATCCTTTCCTCAATACTTTTGTTTAAGATTATCTTGTTGCTAACATCTTCTAAACAAGTCACCAGTGTAGATAACCATATCTCAGGATTGCCTTTATCCATGGTGATGTCATATTTAGATTGTTGCTCTTGTTGTTGAAGTTGAACTGTTGTTAGTCAATCATGGTTATGGTTTAAGTTGCAGAGAGAGCCTTTGAAGATTAAAGATTTAGAGTGTGGGTTGTGAAAATAGCAACATTGTGCGTGGGAAGTGAGTGAAAGCAGGTTTAAATAGAAAAgtaataattaaaataaattttgaaaACACATACATACTGACAATGGAGGAGAAAGTAATGATCTAATCTTTACCTAAGAAATAGTGTTTCCTAAGGGGTCACTTCAAAGTTCAGGTGGCTTAGTGTAGGACATTTATCTTACTTTAAACCCACACAAAACTACGCTTGATTTCAACCATTAATTTAAATCCAGAGCCCAAAGGACAGAAAAGTCGTAGAGGGGTTCTGACCTAGAGAACCTTCTAACTTCATATGACTAACTTGTTCAAAGTCATGTTATCTTAGAGTCTTATTTTGATTCTCCAGAGACTATGCATATTGTTGTTTTATTATAGAAAAAATTCCATTTTTAGAATTTTCAGAATAAAATCGAATTTATCTTCAATATGAGATTTTGTAAAGATATAAACTCATTGATTGTCTGTATCTATacatttaaaattaaaaatacCCTTTTGAACATAATCTCTTATAAAATGGGgtttaatttcaatatgtttaaattttaaattaaaaacaCCTAAAGAATAACATGTACAAATTTGGAGGGGCTATAGATGAGTTATGTTAAGGATAAGATATAAATATAgtaaaaaatcttgaaaattgTGTGTTGAATTTAATACAAATTTAGAGTTAATGATTTTATTGTTCTATTCAATATGAATTTTctatttgtaaatttttttaaCATGTTCCTCAATGGCACAAGTTAACATTATTAATGAATGCTTTATAGTAAAACTTGATTATCTAATCCCTCGGTTATTAAAGAAACCTAAGAAATAGACcatttaatttataaaaaaaaaattattgaaaaaatacTATAAATTGATTTTGCTGAGATTCAAAGCATGTCTTGAATTATTTTTCCTATTGGTTATATTAAAATAATAAGGTAATATATTgtatttaaaaattaaaaaattaaacaTGGAGTGTCCTCGAACTATACCTCAATTTTTTGTTGAGTGAAGTGAAAGTTTTGTCATAAAATGTATTATTTATAGTATTGATGGATTATTTTATACGCGTTATATATTGAAAAATAAATACTACCTTTGTTTCTTTTTTATAAGAGACAACCCACTTTTTTGGTTCATTGAATAATCAATGTATCTAGTCTCTAAACTGATCAAATATATTGATTATTCAATGAATTTAAAAAATAAGTTGTCTCTTAAATAAAGTAACGGAAGTAgtaataaattaataatattaaatatttttattaaaaaatatatctTTGACTATGCTTTATATATTTAAAAGAATAATCTTTTAATAATTTAGTATTGGTAAATATTTTTTAgagaaaaaatatatttttgaataTGCTTTTTATATTGAAAAAATAACTTTTAACTAATTATTcttattaattattttttataataaaaaaatagatCTTTGAATGCTTTATATACTGaaaaaaattaatcaattaataatTACTTTTTTATTGTATTTCATTAAAAAATTGGATTATTTTGTCTTTTATTTATATGTTGgtcaaaaaatcaaaattttaattaattaattaatttataattatattttccatttttaaagaaattttattcaaatatatttttattaGTATAATGACTTttgttattttatcatttgattaattaaattataaAGATTTAAATTTAAAAAAGATTGAGAAAAATATAGATAGAGAAAAATCCAAATCCTTGTCAAGACTACTTGTAATTTTCAATTACTGATTATTCCTTTTTATTGACTTAACTTGACTTTAATTAACGCTCATTCAATTTTATCTAGAAGAACTAGAAGAAATGTGTAAAAATTTATCTAAAAGAAATAtgtattttgatattttgatttttaatcTCCAATATTTTTCCTTATAAATACTCTTGTTTATAACCTTTGTTTTCATAAGCTTAAATTGTTTATTAACATCAGCTTCAACCTTTCTGCAGAAGAGAAAAGAGAGGCCTACAAATTTGGTACGCCATTTTACTCTTAATCTTTCAAATTATTAtttctttaatttatcatttgCTTGCAATTTTGATAATGGTTAAACTCATGTAATTTTGTGTTTGAATATTTATTTAGTATCACATTTATGCTTTCAGAATTTTCTATTCACCTGTTCATAAAATTGACTCCTTTTTGTTTTTTGTATATTTGAAAGATGGAGAAAGTCATGGAAGTCACCGATGATAAGGTGAGCAACTATATAAGTGACGATATTGCATTATCCATTTTATCAAAACTCCCTTTGAAATCTTTGAAACGATTTGGATGTGTGCGTAAGTCATGGTCTCTCTTATCTGACAATCCTAGTTTCATGAGTTTGTATCGCCATAAGTTCTTCTCCAAATATTCTTATAACGATGATACATCTCTCATCCTACATCTTCACGATGACGAGAAATTATGTTCTCTTTCTGGTGAGAGTTTTGAGAATATGGTAGAGCTAGAATTGCCACAACAAATCGACCACATGAAATTTCTTGGTTTTGGTTGTGCTAATGGCATACTTTATTTTGAAGAACCTCTTATAAACAAAATTGTATTGTGGAACCCAACTACCAATGAATTGAAGATCATTCCTCTAAGCCCTTTTGAGTCATTTTCCCCACCTGCTACCCTTAATTTTGATGCTCCAGTTAGTTTTGTTACTTATCTTAATCTTCATGGATTTGGTTATGACTATGTTGCAGATGATTATAAGTTGATTCGTAATACAACTATTATTTGTAAGTTCCACACTATTTGGCCATCTGATAGAGATTTATTATTAGGGCGAGGTGAATCATTAAAGCCCTTTTGGGAGATTTATAGCTTAAAGACTAACTCATGGAAGAAGTTAGATATTGATATGCCTAGTTGTGTTAAGTGCAATTCTGGCTTTGGGACTTTTCGAGTATACCTTGACGGAGTTTGTCATTGGTTAAATTTAGATAGAGAAAATAAGTATGTTGGAGCATCTTTAATATCCTTTGACTTGAGCAATGAGGTTTTCATTAACACACCCATTCCCTCATTCTCCGGAGAGCGGTGGATGGGATTGTCAGTGTTAAATGACTCCATTGTCTTGTTCAAACATCATCAAAACATACATACTTTAAATACATCTACCTTTGATATATTAATTTTAGGTGAATTTGGCGTTAAGGAATCATGGTACAAACTCTTCACTGTTGGGCCGCTCCCTTGGTTTGAAATTCCTATCGGAGTGGGGAAGAAGGGTGAAATATTCTTCAGAAAAGAAGACTCTGAATTAGTTTGGGTGGATTTAAAAACCAACACAATTAAGCACCTTGGTTTCAAACCATGGCAACTTAATCGTAGTGGTCGGATAGGATTTTATAACAAAAGTATGTTTTCCATTGGAGCATTAAGCAAATAGttgtatttttttatttaaatttatcaATAATAGCTGTTAGAACTTCTCTTACTTTCAAAGTTACTTATAGTTCGTTGCAAATGCGACAATTAttatattataataaaaaaatacaatTAGCAAGCGATTTCATCGTATGAATCATGctttatcatttttattttgaAAGTATATTATTTCGTTTTTAGGATGATTTTGTGGTAAAGTTTTTTTGTCACTTGTATTAAGTATTTATTATTATCGATAGATGgttatattattttatttttgttataaATTGGATCACTTTTGATGAATGATTATAACATAAGTTCAAAAATCTGGAAAGTTTTGGGTAAAACAGATTCAGTGTGAGATTTAATGGTTTTGAATATTTCAGTCAATGCCAAATGCTCTGAGATAATTTTAATGGTTCTTTATTGTTTTATTAGCTCCAAAATATCATTTTCATTGCATGTAAATTTGCTATCAATTGCTTGTTCAATGAATTTATACATTAATAAGTTATCGATGATGCTGGATCACTTTGAATGATATTCCTTTTCTAACTGATTTTATAACATGCTTCTTTTCTTGATGATTTGAGATCCAAAAAACAGAGTATGACCGATTTTTTGAATAATAAGAAAACCAGAAAGTAAAAGAAAAGAGAGAAGAAAGAGAAAGACAATTCAAATTGGTTTAAAATCCTTGATTCTTGATTCAATTATACATTATGGAACAATGTTTATAATTGAATTTTAACCGCACCACtttttcattatttatttttcttatgAAGTAAGAATAAGAAACTATGATCATGTTTACTACAATAATAGCATTTACATATATTGTGATTAATGGTCTTATTTAAGGGAATAAAATTTTATACAAATTAGCACTCTTTTTAGATTGATAGTCTAATCCAATTTTATTATAATTCCCTCTTTGATTACATAATATAATATTCAGGTTATATCCCCATTTGAtaaattttcaagaattttatGCAAATCTTCTATTTAATTTTCTAAACCTTCATTTAATGCACTTGATAGATTTGTATATTAAAGTACTAGAACAAGTAAAAAGAGTTCAGACATAAGACATTTTGTGTTTCTGTAAGGTGATTTATTTCCTATATTAgattttcatttttattttgaaGAGAGGCACTTCTTTTTGTTCCTAACTAATCTTAGCACATAATCTCAGCTCAAATTGGAAGAAGCCCATTAAATACCAGAATCCTAATAAGATGGAGATATTTATGAAGATATTTCATAATAATGTCGGGTCAATGACGTCATAAGACGAGATATCATTCTTATATGAGTTACCTAATACAATTTTCTATGATATAGGGTAAGCAAGAACCTACTATAGAAAAAAACCTGATCTAGGAAAAATATTGAAGCAAGACCATTAAATAACAAGAAATTTTTTATTCTAACATATGTCCGCTTGAACGATGATGATTGGAGAAAAGGTAATATGTATTCAAAAACTCTACTAAAACCCTATATAAGGGAGTGTAATCTTAAAATCAAAGTACACACCAATATTTATACCCCTTATATCTGACAATCACTAACTTGACCGTCAGAATGTTTGTTTGTACCACCCCCACCTTCGTCCAATCAACACAACCAGATGAGTAAGATTACTAGCTTTGTGATTGCAAATATGGAACATGTCCACCTTCAAGAAAAGCTTCCTTACCGGAAGGAACATTAAATTGGTATGTGGAAATGAAACACAAATCTCAAACCATTTTCTCAAACATCATAAAATGGAAATAGGGGAATAAAAACAAGTTGCAACTATAAGATTCCACGATCTATGGCTAGCAAATTTGTGAGTAAAAGGGACTCACCACTTCATCCACTGAGTTAGAAAGTTGATTGAACCTCCTCCAGCAGTCGATACATTTGATGTTCGTCTATTTGAGAACGAACGTCAGACACTAGCGGAGATAAACTAGAACCGTTCTAAAAAATGGACAAGAGAACCCCTAAAAAACCCTTTCTAAAGGGTTGGAAAAAAAGATGAAAATAACACTTTATTGAAATACTTACTCATGGTGGTCAACAAGCAATTTATATCTAAATAACAAATTTTACATTAAATTTCATTTAAATGCATTTTTGATCCCCCTACTTTGATGTTTTTTAACTTGTAGTCCTCCCATTTTAAAAACCAGTGATGATTGGgataaaaaaataattatttttaattatgtGGAATTAGTGATTGGattaatatattaattaatattttttgattAACTAATAAATTAATTAGTCAAAAGAAACATTTTGGGCCTAGCCCTTATGGCCCACAAAGTCATTTGTAAATTTTAAATCGATTACATGAATTAGCATTCTAAATACTAAACTTGTTTCTAAAGAAAACGATGTGGGACTAATAAACATAATCATGTCTACAATATGGACATGTTTGCAAGTGCACCACTCGTGATTCATTGTT includes these proteins:
- the LOC127117481 gene encoding F-box/kelch-repeat protein At3g06240, producing the protein MEKVMEVTDDKVSNYISDDIALSILSKLPLKSLKRFGCVRKSWSLLSDNPSFMSLYRHKFFSKYSYNDDTSLILHLHDDEKLCSLSGESFENMVELELPQQIDHMKFLGFGCANGILYFEEPLINKIVLWNPTTNELKIIPLSPFESFSPPATLNFDAPVSFVTYLNLHGFGYDYVADDYKLIRNTTIICKFHTIWPSDRDLLLGRGESLKPFWEIYSLKTNSWKKLDIDMPSCVKCNSGFGTFRVYLDGVCHWLNLDRENKYVGASLISFDLSNEVFINTPIPSFSGERWMGLSVLNDSIVLFKHHQNIHTLNTSTFDILILGEFGVKESWYKLFTVGPLPWFEIPIGVGKKGEIFFRKEDSELVWVDLKTNTIKHLGFKPWQLNRSGRIGFYNKSMFSIGALSK